A window of Silene latifolia isolate original U9 population unplaced genomic scaffold, ASM4854445v1 scaffold_70, whole genome shotgun sequence genomic DNA:
aatccactCAAGTGTGCATTTGGTGTCACATCTAGGAAGTTCTTAGGGTTTGTGGTCAGGCACAAAGGCATTGAAATTGatcaaacaaaaatcaaagccaTCAACGAAATTCCAGAACTAAAGACGTTGAAAGAGCTGCGCGGATTGTAAGGTCGTTTGGCATACATTCGAAGGTTCATATCTAACCTAGCAGGATGTTGCCAGCCGTTCAGATATCTTatgaaaaaggatgctccattccaatgggatgaaaaatgcaaaaTGCTTTTGATAACATCAAAAAGTACTTGGCTAGTGCACTAGTGGTGGGGGCACCAATTCCAGGAAAGCCACGTGTCCTCTACGTCGCAGCACAAGAACGCTCACTAGGGGAAATGTGTGCTCATGAAATTGAAGACCACAAGGAAATAGCCCTTTACTACCTCAGCCGTACCTTGGTGGGAGCTGAATTAAATTACTCGCCCATAGAGAAGATATGTCTTGCTTTGGTGTTTGCCATCCAGAAGTTGAAGCACTACATGCAGGCGCATACGATACACGTGGTCTCAAATGCCGACCCAATCAAGTATATACTCTCAAGACCTGCCTTATCTGGAAGGCTTGCAAAATGGGCAGTGTTACTTAAGCAGTAGGACTTGGTGTTCGTGCCTCAAAAGGCTGTGAAAGGTCAAGCTATTGCCGACTTCTTTGCTGATCATCCAGTACCAGCAGAGTGGGAAATTTCAGATGACCTCCCAGGAAAAGAAATCTTCTACATGGACGTTCTACCTCCATGACAGATGAACTTTGACGGTGCTGCGAGGAAAGACGGAGCTGGAGCCGGAGTTGTATTTGTAACTCTACAAAATCATCTCATACCATACTCCTTTATGCTCACTCGGTTGTTCTCAAATAATATGGCAGAATACCAAGCTCTCATACTCGGCCTCCAAATGGCGATCGAAATAGGCGTTAAGAGATATGAACATCTATGGTGACTCGAAGCTGGTGGCCAACCAAGTCCTTGGTGAATATGAAGTGaaaaaggaagacttgattccCTACCATCAACAGGCATTACAACTACTGAAACAACTTGACGACATCCATGTTGCTCATGTGCcaaggagtgccaataagttggctGACGCGCTTGCTAATCTTGCAGCCACTTTGGCACTGGGGGCAGAAGAGTCTATGCAAGTCCCAGTCTGCAATCGTTGGGTAGTATCATTGCTTAAATATGACTGGCGTCAACCTATCATTTATTTCTTGGATCACCAAAACTATCCGATGATCCTAGACACAAGGTAGAAATACTTCGACATGCTCCAAAGTTCTTTCACTATAAAAGGGACATTCTACAGACGTTCTTTCTCAGGCCAATGCTTAACTCTAGTTTCAAGAAGAGCTAGAATATCCAGTCTATTGTTCCCAAGAAAATCCTTGACCTCACTATGTTTTACAGGACAATTGAAACCTCTTTTATTCCAAGAAGCAATCTTCATGGAGAAAGAGAAGTGGAAGGAACACTAGGGACTTTGGAACCACTGTTAGAACATCCTGAGTGCATATCAGACCTGATATCAGGAGGAATTGACTCAGTAGGAGAGATCTTGTGGCCTAGTGTAAAACATCCTAAGCCTAGAATCACACCCTGAGTATCAACCCCATCCTGAGGCAAGTCAGAAGTACCACCTAGTTCAGCAGGTAAAAAAGGGAGCACAATGTCATTTATCTCACCAGGCTCCAGAACCTGATAAGCATTGGAAACAGGAACTATATTGATTTCCTGGAAATGGACCTTCAGAGAAGAATCCAATTTAGCAGAATCAACATTATCAGCAGAAGGTTGCAATTCCAAAGATTCAGAACATACTAAGTGAGGAACAGGCTCCTCAGAATGTGGAGCCCTGGTAGGAGAGGAAATCAGACCTAGCTCATGGCATTCTGAGTCATGAGACCCCTCCCCCTGGACATCCTTCTTCTGAGAATCAAGCCCTACACCTAGTTCAGATTCAGGATTAGAAGCAGGCTGGTCTTTCTTGAGCCATTTACAAGTACTACTTTTATGCCCCAGCTTACCACAACCAGAACAATAAAAGGGAACCCATTCATACACAATTTTTTGAGAAATTTTCCCTAAAAAAGGAGTATTGATCATAACCTGGTCAACAAAATCCTTAGAGACATCAATTTCCACCATGACTCGAGCAAATGAAAGTTTGTCCTTGTTAGTAGTAGCAAGGTCAGCAAAAAGAGGCTTACCAAGCTTACTAGCTATCTTGCTTAGAACCACATCAGACCAAAGATAAGGGTCAAGTCAAGGAAACAAAATCCAAACAGGAACCTTAGCCACAGTTTCCATTTCAGAGGAGAAAGTAGGAGACCAAGGCTTCAAAATAAGGGAATTACCTCCTATCATCCAAGGACCCTGCCTAAGCACATTAGTCATGGATTCCTGAGAATCAAACCGAAAAGCAAACCACCCTTTCTTATAGTATTGAACTATAGGAAGAGTAATAGATCCCCAAGACTTAGTAACAAACTCCTGAACCACAGTTAGAGAAGGCTTGGCACCAATAACATGTCCCATAAGGGTAAATTCCCAAATTTTCATTTCCTTAACAAAGTCAGATTGTTCAATCTCAATTTCATCAGAAACAGCACTGTTCAGTAATACAGACTCATACCAGCATTAACTGGGGGTTTAACCACATGTGACCATTTTTTCCCCAATTTTGCAGAATTTGGAGAAGATTGTGCCAGAATTGAAGGAGAAACATTATGAACCACAGCATTACTAGTCGTATGAACAGATAGAACATTATGAGGAGAAGAATTCACAATAGGAATTGAAGAAATAGGGGTATGAACAGCAGAAACAGAAGCATTTGATCGAGCTAATTGAGGATCACCAATTGGAGTAGAAATCATAGAGAAACGAGAAGAAGAAGGTTTACCAGCCGAAAGACGAGCATCAATGGCGGAAACAATCAAATCGTTCACCGTACCCGATTTCGCACCCAAATTAGCAGAATTAGTCCCCAAAGATCCATCCACATCACCATGAGAGCCATCAATAGGAAGCTTAGAAGCTGGAGTAGCTAGGGTTGTCCGAAGTTTAGCAATGCGTCCTCTAGTTCTCGCCATTAATGGCTAAGAAATCATCGAAAAAAACAGAGTAGAAAAAGTTgttaaagaaagagagaaaaattttagagaaaacggttttagagagagaaaacggTTTTATCGATTTcatggtacacgtatatttatggagtgatttggacgaattaattattgaagtatttaaacatgaaacgatgtttaaaataaaattacaagtATTTGTGCGACAATATAAGTACCAACATGGACTCGttaatgggcaagtggaccgtgtaaaatagtgtagtggatgattactcacataatcatttcaccttattttgtatactaccataagttatcttatataagattttgcatgtgatgtaagatgaaaaatataagacaaagtttgtacactccctcactccactaaGTTCCACACGCCACTTTCACATGCATACACTCCAATTGTTTTGTTCATTTCCTTACACTACTTCACTACAACACACAACACTTATGCATGTGAACTTTTTCTtccaacatctctctaaaataataagcatctttttactaagttgttagtaaaacaaaattaatactaagagtgttagtattattaacatattatcaagggttaaatttgactagtatctagttaatacttgaaAAATTATTTGGGtgtaagttcttgggtggattaaggaaggagaccttctactttgaggttgggtttttggaggatcttccatattcatatagctcaggaacaagctagtaaggtgaactagtttgtgccctttttactaCAAATTtaatgtaaggaaattatttttccttatactttcatttttatgctttcatattagcatgcatgttacatagatcacttaaatgacaatttatgagataaattaattttattagagagtctaatatggatctatgatctttcatgattaatttattttatcacataaaataaatcacccactaacACCTACCACACTCCATTTTTTCGGTCACCtagtataaaatggactaccattttattttgtcaatttatcacttgtcacacaatatgtcacatgtagtatgtaacatgttatttattaatttaatgcatatttatcaaataaatatcattttataaattaattaatttacatacaacaaattgactagtgatacttgatcacataaataaaatgagtcatataattataattcacaacatattgtaattatagtTAACCATTCATTCAATTCTTAATTGTTTtataaacaataattaattttagtaataaagtattttaattactaaaataaatcttatttaatcaaattacaataagatataaatattctctctcacaaattgaattgttcaatttaaggaaatgattaacttgtatcgtcatacaattaatcaatttgtctattaagagAATTGTTTTTTAGGTGTGATctgaagggatcaactgatcaccaccgtcaaacgacagtaatgtcaaactctagttagccatcattactgattaatgttgatcagttgactatataaatgaatcatcctttacgtattcttaatttgagatttaaacatgtaatcgcactattgttgaggacacatactccaacatctGACACCAAAGACAGAGCCTAAGGATGAAAATTCAGGTCAGGTGATCATACAGGAGTGGGCGGCCAAAGTCGTTACACCTCTACCAAGTTCATCCCAAACGAAGATTGTGAGACCTCCTCCATTTGGTTTTATTTGTTCATCCAGTCAACCATCAAGTGAGGAAAACAAGGTGATAtttgattccaatgcttacaagctaTTGGCAAAGGCTGGATATGACTTTACAAATCCGACTCCTCTCGTTAAAGTTATAGAAGTTGAGCCGTATGGTCATAACAAAGCGCAACATGAAGTGTTCAAGCAATAAGGGAGCTTCATGGTGACCAGGGTCGGGCTCGGATATGAATCTCCTGCACCTGTGAAGATTGGTGCTCATAGAAAAGGGGCTACTATATCTTCTCAGCACATCACAGTGGAATAGgtcgaagaaaatgaagaagaagaagaagaaaagatgcatTCATCTTCAGTCTTTGATCGAATAAGTCGACCTGCAGGAAAGTCTCGTCCTTCCGTATTTACAAGGCTGGGAAGGCCAAGTTCTCCAATCAACCACACTTCTGTCTTCGCTAAGCTTGGCAATCATGGTGAAAGTGAAGTCAAAACATCAACGTCCTCGTTGCACACAAGCAAGAAATGCACAATCCATGATCGCTTGGGCGCTCCATCAAAAACGGTCTTCAGTCGACTAGGGGCTCCCAAGAATAATATTGATGAGAGTCGTCCTCTCTCAACTTCTGCAaaacaaaatgaagaagaagtaagAGTAAGTGATGACTTGAGATGCGCAATACCATCTCGCATGAAGCTTATGCAAGTAGTGGATATCATCCAGCATGAACCACTCCAAGCAAGGAGGCGCGTACTAGTTCTTACTGGTCAGCAAAACAATGCCGAAGAGCTTGTGCCATCATTTACACGTCCCTGTGATGCAAAGAAGTCAAGTGACTTAGAAATTACAACGTCGTCATATCACATCACAGCAGAAGAGATACCTGATGAGAGCGAAGAAGTTGAGGCAGACGAGGCCCCTGAAACACTTGAAGACGGGGGGCAATCGACTGTGGATGAACTCAAGGAACTCAACTTGGGAACTACTGAAGATCCTCGACCCATCTATATTAGTGCTCTAGTgactaaagaagaagaagaggagtactTCAAGTTTTTGGTCGAGTACAAAGATATCTTCGCTTGGTGCTATAAAGAGATGCCTGGACTCAGCCCAAAAGTTGCAGTTCATCGTCTAGCAATCAAGAAGGGCATCAATCCCAAAAAGCAGCCTCAATGTCGTTTCAGGCCGGAGCTTATACCTGAAATTGAAAAGGAAGTCCACAAACTCATAGAAGCAGGTTTCATTCGAGAAGTCAAATATTCTATCTGGATAGCAAACATTGTCCCAGTCAGAACGAAGAATGGACAATTACGCATATGTGTCGACTTCAGAGACCTTAATGATGCATGcccgaaggatgacttccctttgccaatCATAGAGTTGATGATTGACGCAACCACTGGTCATGAAGCCCTCTCATTGATGGATTGTACTGCTGGTTATAATCAGATACATTTGGCACCTGAAGATCAAGAAGCAACGGGTTTTCGAACCCCAAAAGGGATCTTCTGCTACACGGTCATCCCGTTTAGATTGAAGAATGCTGGCGCTATGTACCAACGCGCAATGCAAAAGATCTTTGATGACATGCTGCATAAAAAAATAGAGTGTTATGTTGATGACGTGGTTGTCaaattaaataaaagagaagaCCATATCAAAGACCTTCGAACCATCTTTGAGagacttagaaaatgtcaactcaagatgaatccactCAAGTGTGCATTTGGTGTCACATCTAGGAAGTTCTTAGGGTTTGTGGTCAGGCACAAAGGCATTGAAATTGatcaaacaaaaatcaaagccaTCAAGGAAATGCCAGAACTAAAGACGTTGAAAGAGCTGCGCGGATTGTAAGGTCGTTTGGCATACATTCGAAGGTTCATATCTAACCTAGCAGGATGTTGCCAGCCGTTCAGATATCTTatgaaaaaggatgctccattccaatgggatgaaaaatgcaaaaTGCTTTTGATAGCATCAAAAAGTACTTGGCTAGTGCACTAGTGCTGGGGGCACCAATTCCAAGAAAGCCACGTGTCCTCTACGTCGCAGCACAAGAACGCTCACTAGGGGAAATGTGTGCTCATGAAATTGAAGACCACAAGGAAATAGCCCTTTACTACCTCAGCCGTACCTTGGTGGGAGCTGAATTAAATTACTCGCCCATAGAGAAGATATGTCTTGCTTTGGTGTTTGCCATCCAGAAGTTGAAGCACTACATGCAGGCGCATACGATACACGTGGTCTCAAATGCCGACCCAATCAAGTATATACTCTCAAGACCTGCCTTATCTGGAAGGCTTGCAAAATGGGCAGTGTTACTTAAGCAGTAGGACTTGGTGTTCGTGCCTCAAAAGGCTGTGAAAGGTCAAGCTATTGCCGACTTCTTTGCTGATCATCCAGTACCAGCAGAGTGGGAAATTTCAGATGACCTCCCAGGAAAAGAAATCTTCTACGTGGACGTTCTACCTCCATGACAGATGAACTTTGACGGTGCTGCGAGGAAAGACGGAGCTGGAGCCGGAGTTGTATTTGTAACTCTACAAAATCATCTCATACCATACTCCTTTATGCTCACTCGGTTGTGCTCAAATAATATGGCAGAATACCAAGCTCTCATACTCGGCCTCCAAATGGCGATCGAAATAGGCGTTAAGAGATATGAACATCTATGGTGACTCGAAGTTGGTGGCCAACCAAGTCCTTGGTGAATATGAAGTGaaaaaggaagacttgattccCTACCATCAACAGGCATTACAACTACTGAAACAACTTGACGACATCCATGTTGCTCATGTGCcaaggagtgccaataagttggctGACGCGCTTGCTAATCTTGCAGCCACTTTGGCACTGGGGGCAGAAGAGTCTATGCAAGTCCCAGTCTGCAATCGTTGGTTAGTATCATTGCTTAAAGATGACTGGCGTCAACCTATCATTGATTTCTTGGATCACCAAAACTATCCGATGATCCTAGACACAAGGTAGAAATACTTCGACATGCTCCAAAGTTCTTTCACTATAAAAGGGACATTCTACAGACGTTCTTTCTCAGGCCAATGGTTGAGGTGTCTAAGCAAGGACGAAGCTACTGAAGCAATACATGAAGCTCATTCTGGCATTTGTGGTTCTCATCAATCCGGGTCTAAACTTCATGATCGTGTAAAGAGAATGGGGTATTACTGGCCAACCATGGTGCAAGATTGTATGGACTTCGCGAAAAAATGTGAACCTTGTCAGTTCTACGCAAACTTCATACACCAACCGCCAGAACCGTTGCACCCCACTGTTtcttcatggccctttgaagcttAGGGACTTGATGTTGTGGGACCTGTTACTCCAAAGGCCTCAAATGGACACGAGTATATCCTCGCCGCCACTaactacttctcaaaatgggcagaagccatcacactacgggaagtgaacaaagaaaatgttgtggacttcattcgaacccaaatcatctacagatatggtgTACCTCAGTGTATCACAACTGACAATGGGAAACAATTCTTCAACCATCTGATGACAAGTCTAGGAGAAAACTTCaacttcaaacaatacaagt
This region includes:
- the LOC141640036 gene encoding uncharacterized protein LOC141640036, which gives rise to MNIYGDSKLVANQVLGEYEVKKEDLIPYHQQALQLLKQLDDIHVAHVPRSANKLADALANLAATLALGAEESMQVPVCNRWVVSLLKYDWRQPIIYFLDHQNYPMILDTR